In Ktedonobacteraceae bacterium, one genomic interval encodes:
- a CDS encoding HD domain-containing protein gives MSIREELPGKPVKPRTKRLASVNRHSARDTVQQGKPPWLDAAGFPLLPDEQPISTVRDSLYDLIPLGLREEKLIGTAPFLRLQKVKQLGFVYRVWPGATHTRYEHSLGVYYLAVRALRSLLQRGNDGGLYGISISSIQTLVVASLLHDIGHYPYSHTLEELGYPIIPHEKVGRAIIEKSEVADILEKEYLLSPERVADFIDPPRTKPLSPDDELLRSLLSGALDVDKLDYLARDARACNVPYGGVDVARLQAALRIHPNVHGTRRIVVTHKGISPLHSLLHARQEMFDNIYWHHTSRALQIMLLRAVQEAFLAGALQAPQLAGLDDASLLALLTSSSMPPNTRALAEGLELRHPYKGVLEISRLAGTLYKRLDALFWDAQRRRRIEQLLATELAAALEMDIADYEVLLDIPRPEKYEMDVWVTFTNPPVGMDSLVTWVQATGLQPDDLARYEQHQRRIRVIVNERLRPPLLAHRDDILLPLLEKLVDM, from the coding sequence ATGAGTATACGAGAAGAATTACCTGGAAAGCCTGTCAAACCACGCACGAAACGGCTGGCCAGCGTCAATCGGCATAGCGCCCGAGATACTGTGCAGCAGGGGAAACCGCCGTGGTTGGATGCCGCCGGTTTCCCCCTGTTGCCTGATGAGCAGCCCATAAGTACCGTGCGCGATAGTTTATATGACCTTATCCCTCTTGGACTGCGCGAAGAAAAACTCATCGGCACCGCCCCTTTTCTCCGTTTGCAAAAGGTGAAGCAGCTAGGCTTCGTTTATCGTGTCTGGCCCGGTGCCACGCATACACGCTACGAGCATAGCCTTGGTGTCTACTACCTCGCGGTTCGTGCCCTGCGTTCGCTGCTGCAACGTGGTAATGATGGTGGTCTCTACGGCATCTCTATCAGCAGCATACAGACCCTCGTGGTTGCCTCATTGCTGCACGATATCGGGCATTACCCTTACTCGCATACTCTTGAAGAGCTTGGCTACCCCATCATTCCTCATGAAAAGGTGGGACGCGCCATTATTGAAAAGAGCGAGGTCGCGGATATCCTGGAAAAAGAATATCTTCTTTCGCCTGAACGCGTCGCGGATTTTATCGATCCACCGCGCACAAAGCCTTTATCCCCCGATGATGAGCTACTGAGGAGCCTGTTAAGTGGCGCGCTCGACGTAGATAAGCTCGATTACCTGGCACGCGATGCCCGCGCCTGCAATGTCCCTTATGGGGGAGTGGATGTGGCCCGCTTGCAAGCGGCATTGCGCATCCATCCCAACGTTCATGGCACGCGCCGCATCGTCGTTACACATAAGGGCATCAGCCCCCTGCACTCACTGCTGCACGCGCGCCAGGAAATGTTCGATAACATTTACTGGCATCATACCAGTCGTGCCTTGCAGATCATGTTGCTGCGCGCCGTGCAGGAAGCATTTTTGGCGGGCGCGCTCCAGGCACCGCAACTGGCAGGTCTGGATGATGCCTCCCTGCTTGCCTTGCTGACTTCATCATCCATGCCACCCAACACTCGCGCCTTAGCCGAAGGTTTAGAACTGCGCCATCCCTACAAGGGCGTATTGGAAATCAGCCGCCTGGCGGGCACCCTCTATAAGCGCCTGGATGCCCTTTTCTGGGATGCACAGCGCCGCCGCCGCATCGAACAACTGCTCGCCACCGAACTGGCAGCCGCGTTAGAAATGGACATCGCCGATTACGAAGTCCTGCTCGATATTCCACGCCCCGAAAAATATGAAATGGATGTCTGGGTCACCTTTACCAATCCGCCCGTCGGCATGGATTCCCTCGTCACATGGGTACAGGCTACTGGCCTCCAGCCCGATGACCTCGCTCGCTACGAACAGCACCAGCGCCGCATTCGTGTCATCGTCAACGAACGCCTGCGCCCTCCGCTGCTGGCTCACCGCGACGATATCCTCCTGCCGCTACTGGAAAAATTAGTTGATATGTAA
- a CDS encoding tetratricopeptide repeat protein → MDRHAKRIEGSKQGISAVNDGNDPGVRKDMETLRQQARAFLRARQWHEAEVAYTTLLGEDEDDQDALLGLAVTLDRLEEHERMLEVAEHALQLDPGSALALACKARALQKLGRLSEATIANDQALLLDTNLPLAWFNRSGQQLLQERYHEALRYAERATELNPDDERAWANRGLALLHLNRAYEALEAINTGLSLTPDYLVALEVKGEILRRYARLQELEQTMRHALAIAPDDVACLNLMAHALRALGEYDALLEITTKLVTLVPDNLFAWESHMYGLRGLGRFEEAEEVIDHVLELDPTNVRYWTIKADNLYRQERYREAVRASERALKLDEEYAPARRVHEKATKLMYQQKRKKK, encoded by the coding sequence TTGGACAGGCACGCAAAACGCATAGAGGGGAGCAAACAAGGTATCAGCGCGGTAAACGATGGAAATGATCCAGGTGTAAGGAAGGATATGGAAACGCTGCGACAGCAGGCACGCGCTTTTTTGCGGGCAAGACAATGGCATGAAGCCGAGGTAGCATATACTACATTATTGGGAGAAGACGAGGATGATCAAGATGCCCTGCTTGGGCTGGCGGTGACCCTTGACAGGTTGGAAGAGCATGAGCGGATGCTTGAGGTGGCGGAGCATGCCCTGCAACTCGATCCAGGTTCGGCGCTGGCGCTGGCGTGTAAGGCGCGGGCACTGCAAAAGCTGGGCCGGCTTTCCGAGGCCACAATCGCGAATGACCAGGCATTGCTGCTTGATACAAACCTGCCGCTGGCCTGGTTTAATCGCAGCGGGCAGCAACTTTTGCAGGAACGATACCACGAGGCATTGCGCTACGCCGAACGAGCCACTGAGCTGAATCCAGACGATGAGCGAGCCTGGGCTAACAGGGGCCTGGCCTTATTGCATTTGAACCGTGCATACGAGGCGCTAGAGGCGATCAATACAGGCCTGTCCCTCACCCCCGATTATCTTGTGGCACTGGAAGTGAAAGGCGAAATACTGCGCCGCTATGCGCGATTGCAGGAACTTGAGCAGACGATGCGACACGCGCTGGCGATTGCTCCGGATGACGTAGCGTGTTTGAATTTGATGGCACATGCCCTGCGCGCGCTTGGTGAGTACGACGCGCTCCTGGAGATAACGACCAAATTGGTCACGTTGGTGCCCGATAACCTGTTTGCATGGGAGAGTCACATGTATGGGTTGCGCGGCCTGGGTCGATTCGAGGAGGCAGAAGAGGTGATCGACCATGTGCTGGAGTTAGACCCTACGAATGTACGCTATTGGACGATTAAGGCCGATAATCTTTATCGGCAGGAGCGCTATCGCGAGGCGGTTCGTGCCTCAGAACGCGCCTTGAAGCTCGATGAGGAGTACGCGCCGGCCCGTCGCGTTCACGAGAAGGCGACGAAGCTAATGTACCAGCAGAAACGAAAGAAAAAGTAA